A region of Sphingomonas sp. DNA encodes the following proteins:
- a CDS encoding MFS transporter has product MANEDTLPKHHAPTRTEKKVILASSLGTAFEWYDFYLYGLLATYISAQFFSGVNETTAFILALGAFAAGFAVRPFGSLVFGRLGDLVGRKYTFLVTMTLMGLSTFAVGFLPNYASIGIAAPIILVFLRLLQGLAVGGEYGGAVTYVAEHAPQGKRGFFTSFIQTTATIGLFTALLLVIGLRWLLGEEAFADWGWRVPFLVSILLLAISLWIRLQLAESPVFQKMKEEGTTSKAPLREAFARWGNLKFVLIALFGAVAGQGVIGYTGQFYTLFYLERIARIDSGTANILLVIALVISTPTYVFFGWLSDRIGRKKIILTSCAIATFTLFPLFQLLTHAANPALAEAVERAPVTVVAPARECSFQFDPIGKNTFDTTSCDIAKAYLARSGVNYTNVAAPAGTVAEVRVAGTAIAAPDPARVTGEARAAAIDAFRAEVGAVLAEAGYPARADPERVNRPLVIAVIVMIMLLVTSAYAPLAAMLVELFPARIRYTSMSLPYHIGNGWFGGFLPTVAFAMVAATGNIYYGLWYPVLVAAMTVIVGLIFLPETFRRNIDE; this is encoded by the coding sequence ATGGCGAACGAAGACACGCTACCGAAGCATCACGCGCCGACGCGCACCGAGAAGAAGGTCATTCTGGCCTCGTCGCTCGGGACGGCGTTCGAATGGTATGATTTCTACCTTTACGGCTTGCTCGCCACCTATATCTCCGCCCAGTTCTTCTCCGGCGTCAACGAAACCACCGCCTTCATCCTGGCGCTCGGCGCGTTCGCGGCGGGGTTCGCGGTCCGGCCGTTCGGCTCGCTGGTCTTCGGCCGGCTGGGCGATCTGGTGGGGCGCAAATATACTTTCCTCGTCACCATGACGCTGATGGGCCTGTCGACCTTCGCGGTCGGCTTTCTGCCCAATTACGCTTCGATCGGTATCGCCGCGCCGATCATCCTGGTCTTCCTGCGGCTGCTGCAGGGGCTCGCCGTCGGCGGCGAATATGGCGGCGCCGTCACCTATGTCGCCGAACATGCGCCGCAGGGGAAACGCGGCTTCTTCACCAGCTTCATCCAGACCACGGCGACGATCGGGCTGTTCACCGCTTTGCTGCTGGTGATCGGGCTGCGCTGGCTGCTCGGCGAGGAGGCGTTCGCGGACTGGGGCTGGCGCGTGCCTTTCCTGGTCTCGATCCTGCTGCTCGCCATCTCGCTGTGGATCCGCCTCCAGCTCGCCGAAAGCCCGGTCTTCCAGAAGATGAAGGAGGAGGGCACGACCTCGAAGGCGCCGCTCAGGGAGGCGTTCGCGCGCTGGGGGAATTTGAAGTTCGTGCTGATCGCCCTGTTCGGCGCCGTCGCGGGGCAGGGGGTGATCGGCTATACCGGCCAGTTCTACACACTCTTCTACCTGGAGCGGATCGCCCGGATTGATTCCGGCACGGCCAATATCCTGCTCGTCATCGCGCTCGTCATCAGCACGCCGACCTACGTGTTTTTCGGCTGGCTGAGCGACAGGATCGGCCGCAAGAAGATCATCCTGACGAGCTGCGCAATCGCGACCTTCACGCTCTTCCCGCTCTTCCAGCTGCTGACCCATGCGGCCAATCCGGCGCTGGCCGAAGCGGTCGAGCGCGCGCCGGTCACCGTCGTCGCGCCGGCGCGGGAATGTTCCTTCCAGTTCGATCCGATCGGCAAGAACACGTTCGACACGACGAGCTGCGACATCGCCAAGGCCTACCTGGCGCGCAGCGGCGTCAATTACACCAATGTCGCCGCGCCGGCCGGCACCGTGGCCGAGGTTCGCGTCGCCGGCACCGCGATCGCCGCGCCGGATCCGGCCCGGGTGACGGGCGAGGCGCGCGCGGCCGCGATCGATGCGTTTCGCGCCGAGGTCGGCGCCGTGCTGGCCGAGGCGGGTTATCCCGCCCGCGCCGATCCGGAGCGGGTGAACCGGCCGCTGGTGATCGCGGTCATCGTGATGATCATGCTGCTGGTCACGTCGGCCTATGCGCCCCTCGCCGCGATGCTGGTCGAGCTCTTCCCGGCGCGCATCCGCTACACTTCCATGTCCTTGCCCTACCATATCGGCAATGGCTGGTTCGGCGGCTTTCTCCCCACCGTCGCCTTCGCGATGGTCGCGGCGACCGGCAACATCTATTACGGGCTCTGGTATCCGGTCCTGGTCGCGGCGATGACTGTGATCGTCGGCCTCATCTTCCTGCCCGAAACCTTCCGCCGCAATATCGACGAATAA
- a CDS encoding SDR family NAD(P)-dependent oxidoreductase gives MLENRNEATRLDGRVAIVTGAGGGLGRCHALLLAARGAKVVVNDLDAANAQAVAEEIQRAGGEAVGMPASVTDAESIAAMAEWTISAWGRIDILVNNAGILRDKSFAKMTLDDFRLVVDVHLMGAAICAKAVWEAMRAQQFGRIVMTTSSSGLYGNFGQANYGAAKMALVGLMQTLALEGERYNIRVNCLAPTAATQMTGGLMAPEALAKLDPALVSPGLLALVAEEAPTRAILCAGAGHFARAFVTLTDGHHVGGGAEAADRVIETWDEIGDRANEIVPAYGFTQAERELANAGFGEALMAAR, from the coding sequence ATGCTGGAAAATCGAAACGAAGCGACAAGGCTGGACGGACGGGTGGCGATCGTCACGGGCGCCGGCGGTGGGCTGGGCCGCTGCCATGCGCTGCTGCTGGCAGCGCGCGGCGCGAAGGTAGTGGTGAACGATCTCGATGCCGCCAATGCCCAGGCGGTCGCGGAGGAAATCCAGCGCGCCGGCGGCGAGGCGGTCGGCATGCCCGCCTCGGTCACCGATGCGGAGTCGATCGCCGCGATGGCGGAGTGGACGATCTCTGCCTGGGGCCGGATCGATATCCTGGTCAACAATGCGGGTATCCTGCGTGACAAGAGCTTCGCCAAGATGACACTCGACGATTTCCGGCTGGTCGTGGACGTGCACCTGATGGGCGCGGCGATCTGCGCCAAGGCGGTGTGGGAAGCGATGCGCGCGCAGCAGTTCGGCCGTATCGTGATGACCACCTCATCGTCCGGTCTCTACGGCAATTTCGGCCAGGCCAATTACGGCGCGGCGAAGATGGCGCTGGTCGGCCTGATGCAGACGCTGGCGCTGGAAGGCGAACGCTACAATATCCGGGTGAACTGTCTCGCCCCAACGGCCGCCACGCAGATGACCGGCGGCTTGATGGCACCCGAGGCGCTGGCGAAGCTGGATCCCGCTCTGGTCAGCCCGGGTCTGCTCGCGCTGGTCGCCGAAGAGGCGCCGACCCGCGCGATCCTGTGCGCCGGCGCCGGCCATTTCGCCCGCGCCTTCGTGACGCTGACCGACGGCCACCATGTCGGCGGCGGCGCGGAAGCGGCCGACCGGGTGATCGAGACCTGGGACGAGATCGGCGACCGGGCGAACGAGATCGTGCCGGCTTACGGTTTCACGCAGGCCGAGCGCGAGCTGGCCAATGCCGGCTTCGGGGAGGCCCTGATGGCGGCGCGCTAG
- a CDS encoding TetR family transcriptional regulator, which produces MNQARTPSVRAEAPKRKGRVLSAASQRRRPTKAERRAETTEQILDTAEYLFSTHGFHGVTLKDVAKQVGVHHTLVNYYFDDKRTLFEAVFARRAKVTIDLRMKALDEYDAATGGKPTVEGALHAFLDTDLDLYIQGGEGWKNYGAFGARASNSPEGAEFMDKYFDPVVLRLIEILRKALPEASEEDIFWGYHFVTGALMLTLARTGRIDKLSGGLCRSDDYSAVKKRMAKFMAAGFRTICKSR; this is translated from the coding sequence ATGAATCAGGCGCGTACGCCTTCGGTTCGCGCCGAGGCACCGAAACGGAAGGGGCGAGTCTTGTCAGCAGCCAGCCAGCGCAGGCGGCCCACAAAGGCCGAGCGGCGCGCCGAGACGACCGAACAGATCCTCGATACGGCCGAATATTTGTTCTCTACGCACGGTTTTCACGGCGTCACTCTCAAGGACGTCGCCAAGCAGGTCGGCGTCCACCACACGCTCGTGAACTATTATTTCGACGACAAGCGGACCCTGTTCGAAGCCGTTTTCGCCCGGCGCGCCAAGGTCACCATCGACCTGCGGATGAAAGCGCTCGACGAATATGACGCCGCCACTGGGGGCAAGCCCACCGTTGAGGGCGCGCTGCACGCCTTTCTCGACACCGATCTCGACCTCTACATTCAGGGCGGCGAAGGGTGGAAGAATTACGGCGCGTTCGGCGCCCGCGCCTCGAACAGCCCCGAAGGCGCGGAATTCATGGACAAATATTTCGATCCCGTCGTCCTGCGGCTGATCGAAATCCTCAGGAAGGCGCTACCGGAAGCTTCCGAGGAAGACATTTTCTGGGGCTATCATTTCGTCACCGGCGCGCTGATGCTGACCCTGGCTCGCACCGGCCGTATCGACAAGCTGTCTGGCGGCTTGTGCCGGTCGGACGATTATAGCGCCGTGAAGAAGCGAATGGCGAAATTCATGGCGGCGGGCTTCCGCACAATCTGCAAATCGCGGTGA
- a CDS encoding AMP-binding protein: MTDGTMQPFALTVDKFLLHAAKWHPRSEVVTARSDGAIDRITYPALLERARHVSAALARRGLSRGDRVATLAWNTQAHLEAWYAIMGMGAVCHTLNPRLLGEQSAAMVRQSEARILIVSADLAVLASEMLAGAPSIAQIIVIDGPADAMAAHAEGRTVVAIENAIAGDPDEIEWGGFDETAPCGLCFTSGTTGSPKGVTYTHRGNYLHTLRQLQADVTGLTSRDSVLTVVPMFHANAWGLPFSVPAVGGKLILPGRQADGASLADLIEAERATIGVGVPTVWLGLMDHLDETGRQLPSLARIMVGGAPMPPALMARIEDRGIQVQTTWGMTELSPLGTASLPGAPDRLASQSGRPAVGIDLMLADAEGAQLGEQRNIEGRLHVRGPTVVDHYFGEDRPATRDGWFDTGDLARIDEAGNVTITGRAKDLIKSGGEWINPSEIEAIVGALPEVSLAAVIGRSDPKWGERPILLIEMRNGAAIGDDVLIDALRGRVAPWWMPETIVRVPNMPLASTGKIDKIRLRAEYSQA; this comes from the coding sequence ATGACGGACGGCACGATGCAGCCCTTCGCTCTGACGGTCGACAAGTTCCTGCTCCACGCCGCCAAATGGCACCCCCGCAGTGAAGTTGTCACAGCCCGAAGCGACGGCGCGATCGACCGGATCACCTATCCGGCCCTGCTTGAACGCGCCCGGCATGTCTCGGCCGCGCTTGCGCGACGGGGCCTGTCTCGCGGGGATCGCGTGGCGACGCTGGCCTGGAACACGCAGGCGCATCTTGAGGCCTGGTACGCCATCATGGGCATGGGCGCCGTCTGCCATACGCTCAACCCGCGTCTGCTCGGCGAGCAAAGCGCGGCCATGGTGCGGCAGTCCGAAGCGCGGATATTGATCGTCAGCGCCGATCTGGCCGTGCTGGCGAGCGAGATGCTGGCCGGCGCGCCTTCGATCGCGCAGATCATCGTCATCGACGGGCCGGCCGATGCCATGGCGGCCCATGCGGAAGGGCGGACGGTCGTCGCGATCGAGAATGCGATCGCCGGCGATCCCGACGAGATCGAATGGGGCGGTTTTGACGAAACTGCGCCGTGCGGCCTGTGCTTCACGTCCGGAACGACCGGCTCGCCCAAGGGCGTCACCTATACGCATCGCGGCAATTATCTGCACACGCTGCGACAATTGCAGGCGGACGTGACCGGGCTCACATCCCGGGATTCGGTGTTGACGGTCGTCCCGATGTTCCATGCCAATGCCTGGGGCCTGCCTTTCTCGGTGCCGGCGGTCGGCGGCAAGCTCATCCTTCCCGGCCGGCAGGCGGACGGTGCCAGTCTTGCCGATCTGATCGAGGCCGAGCGCGCGACGATCGGCGTGGGGGTTCCCACGGTCTGGCTCGGCCTGATGGACCATCTCGACGAAACCGGCCGGCAATTGCCGTCGCTCGCCCGCATCATGGTGGGCGGCGCGCCGATGCCGCCGGCACTGATGGCGCGGATCGAGGATCGCGGCATCCAGGTGCAGACCACCTGGGGCATGACCGAGCTGTCACCGCTTGGAACCGCCTCGCTGCCGGGCGCGCCGGATCGTCTGGCATCGCAGTCCGGACGTCCGGCGGTCGGGATTGATCTGATGCTTGCGGACGCAGAGGGTGCACAACTCGGCGAGCAACGCAATATCGAAGGGCGGCTGCATGTGCGCGGCCCCACCGTGGTCGATCATTATTTCGGGGAGGATCGGCCAGCGACGCGGGACGGCTGGTTCGATACCGGCGATCTTGCCCGTATCGACGAGGCCGGCAATGTCACGATCACCGGTCGCGCGAAGGACCTGATCAAGTCCGGTGGCGAGTGGATCAACCCCAGCGAGATCGAAGCGATCGTGGGGGCGCTGCCGGAGGTGTCGCTGGCCGCAGTGATCGGCCGCAGCGATCCCAAATGGGGCGAACGCCCGATCCTGCTGATCGAGATGCGCAATGGCGCTGCGATCGGCGACGACGTCCTGATCGATGCCTTGCGCGGTCGCGTCGCGCCCTGGTGGATGCCGGAAACGATCGTCCGGGTTCCCAACATGCCGCTGGCTTCTACCGGCAAGATCGACAAGATACGTCTCAGGGCGGAATATAGCCAAGCATGA
- a CDS encoding carboxylesterase family protein yields the protein MPLFVRSVILALMSCLAVPAAAHEPAVAQAPAGAARGTVEDGIRVFRGLPFAQPPVGERRWRPPAEMPRWEGVRDATSFGASCIQPARRGPSIYADDVGPTSEDCLTLNIWAPENAENAPVLVWIYGGALTSGASRLAMYDGAALARQGLVVVSINYRVGVLGYLAHPELSGESDERVSGNYGLLDQIAALRWINRNIASFGGDPAQVTISGESAGALSVTYLMASPRARGLFHRAIAQSAYMLSTPELRAPSYGAPPAEAVGIWLQGQVGAGGLADLRAMDAQQLTEAAVTAGYIPWGTIDGAILPRQLVDTFDRGEQAPVPVLAGFNDGEIRSLRILLPPAPPADAAAYVAAVRNGYGDLADAALRFYPSDNLEESMLATTRDAMYGWTAERLAAKQTALGQSSFLYYFDHGTLATEAANLHAFHAMEIPYAFGTTRLTAPGWPAIPDTPAERALEQAIMGYWASFARSGRPAAEGQPMWHPYGEDQAYMRFAGTPRAGNDLLPGHYELHEEVVCRRRAAGIGWTWNVGVIAPSMPPQAPGCR from the coding sequence ATGCCCCTGTTTGTGCGAAGCGTAATCCTGGCACTGATGAGTTGTCTTGCGGTTCCGGCCGCGGCGCATGAACCGGCGGTGGCGCAAGCCCCGGCCGGCGCGGCGCGCGGCACGGTCGAGGACGGCATCCGCGTCTTCAGGGGATTGCCCTTTGCGCAGCCTCCCGTCGGGGAGCGGCGCTGGCGTCCGCCGGCCGAAATGCCGCGCTGGGAAGGCGTGCGCGACGCGACGAGTTTCGGCGCGTCGTGCATCCAGCCCGCGCGGCGCGGGCCCAGCATCTATGCCGACGATGTCGGCCCGACGAGCGAGGATTGCCTGACGCTCAACATCTGGGCGCCTGAAAATGCCGAGAATGCGCCGGTGCTCGTCTGGATTTACGGTGGCGCGCTGACTTCGGGCGCGAGCCGGCTGGCGATGTATGATGGCGCGGCACTGGCCCGGCAGGGGCTTGTGGTCGTGTCGATCAACTATCGCGTCGGCGTGCTCGGCTATCTCGCCCATCCCGAGCTCAGCGGGGAATCGGACGAGCGCGTATCCGGCAATTACGGCCTACTCGACCAGATCGCCGCCTTGCGCTGGATCAACCGCAACATCGCGTCCTTCGGCGGCGATCCTGCGCAGGTCACGATCTCCGGCGAATCCGCCGGGGCGCTCAGCGTCACCTATCTGATGGCCTCGCCCCGTGCGCGCGGCCTGTTCCACCGGGCGATCGCGCAAAGTGCCTATATGCTGTCCACCCCGGAGCTGCGCGCGCCCAGCTACGGTGCCCCGCCGGCAGAGGCGGTCGGCATCTGGCTCCAGGGTCAGGTCGGCGCCGGCGGCCTTGCCGACCTGCGCGCGATGGACGCGCAGCAGCTGACCGAAGCGGCCGTCACCGCCGGCTACATCCCCTGGGGCACGATCGATGGCGCGATTCTGCCCCGCCAGCTCGTCGACACGTTCGATCGAGGGGAACAGGCGCCGGTTCCGGTTCTCGCCGGTTTCAACGACGGCGAGATCCGTTCGCTGCGCATCCTCCTGCCGCCGGCGCCGCCCGCCGATGCGGCGGCCTATGTGGCAGCGGTCCGCAACGGTTATGGCGATCTCGCCGACGCCGCCCTGCGTTTCTACCCGTCCGACAATCTCGAAGAGAGCATGCTCGCGACGACGCGCGATGCGATGTACGGCTGGACCGCGGAACGGCTCGCGGCGAAGCAGACCGCGCTCGGCCAGTCCTCCTTCCTCTATTATTTCGATCATGGCACGCTCGCGACCGAAGCCGCCAATCTCCACGCCTTCCACGCGATGGAAATCCCATATGCCTTCGGCACGACCCGGCTGACTGCGCCGGGCTGGCCCGCTATTCCCGACACGCCTGCTGAACGCGCGCTTGAACAGGCGATCATGGGCTATTGGGCCTCTTTCGCGCGGAGCGGCCGGCCGGCCGCCGAGGGGCAGCCCATGTGGCATCCCTATGGCGAGGATCAGGCCTATATGCGCTTCGCCGGAACGCCGCGGGCGGGGAATGATCTCCTCCCCGGTCATTATGAGCTGCATGAAGAGGTCGTCTGCCGCCGCCGAGCGGCCGGCATCGGCTGGACCTGGAATGTCGGCGTCATCGCCCCCTCCATGCCGCCGCAGGCGCCGGGGTGCCGATGA
- a CDS encoding TonB-dependent receptor, protein MKARLLASVSAAAAVMFTPGTAWAQPSYDSAESAQTETGSAAGRSASAEDDQAIIVTATRRAARLQDVPLSVTAFSQEELNELGIVGYEGLAQNTPGIVVNRPTQNFNNFTSRGINTNGYSAGLQSAVAIYIDELPISANGNSTILDPNLYDVERVEFLRGPQGTLFGSNSLAGAMRILTRSPNFNRFEASAQVDFGLTGSDSLRQRYNAMINVPIIDDGMALRIVGYYRNEDGWIDNIGTGIEDSNALEAYGGRAILLMRPSDRMTVRLLASYEHSKPEDSALTNPALGTFVRRSDRPDLFQGELSNFNVTVNYEFDFAELISSTTLSKYDASFYVDLAGTFGQFIPFALDAFGFDDLFVQESRLVSSHGGPVDWVAGFFYYTKRRTVDFAYRSSPEFLAARGLTGLPDEYYQRFNSYTDQSEIAGFGELTYRFSDDFWITGGLRYGRTEVQSFTRAGGYNSNYLAVALGGFSNIPLTVVPIPAATGLRVEDDRLSYKVSVSWRPTPNVTTYATISTGFRTPVVNARAGLVSTLNPNDIVIPDGARSDSVTNYEVGVKGRWLGGNLTANIAAYYIDWQDIQVQANRISDSIQFATNIGGAESYGLEFEIMARPFRGLSLSLNGSFNEAKVTELSPLEAAISGAVLGVRLASPRFQGSGTLRYDFAVGSDTNAYAAVNVSHVGSFPNQFPNVPGNPNAASPTFDYTEAWTNVNLYAGTTIGRLNLTAYMENVFDEDKVTYVHPEAFLDGRYARMRPRTIGIRAGYQF, encoded by the coding sequence ATGAAGGCCAGGCTTCTCGCATCCGTTTCGGCGGCGGCCGCCGTTATGTTCACGCCCGGCACGGCCTGGGCGCAACCATCATATGACAGCGCCGAATCGGCCCAGACCGAAACCGGGTCCGCGGCCGGACGTTCCGCGTCGGCCGAGGACGACCAGGCGATCATCGTCACGGCCACGCGCCGTGCCGCGCGCCTGCAGGACGTCCCGCTCAGCGTCACGGCGTTCAGCCAGGAAGAATTGAACGAGCTCGGCATCGTCGGCTATGAGGGTCTGGCGCAGAACACGCCGGGCATCGTCGTCAACCGGCCGACCCAGAATTTCAACAATTTCACCAGCCGCGGCATCAACACCAACGGCTACAGCGCCGGACTGCAAAGCGCGGTCGCGATCTATATCGACGAGCTGCCGATCTCGGCGAACGGCAATTCGACCATCCTCGATCCGAACCTTTATGACGTGGAGCGGGTCGAGTTCCTGCGCGGTCCGCAGGGGACCCTTTTCGGATCGAACTCGCTCGCCGGCGCCATGCGCATCCTGACGCGCAGCCCGAATTTCAATCGCTTCGAGGCGTCTGCGCAGGTCGATTTCGGCCTGACCGGCTCCGATTCCCTGCGCCAGCGCTACAATGCCATGATCAACGTCCCGATCATCGACGATGGAATGGCGCTGCGGATCGTCGGCTATTACCGTAACGAAGACGGCTGGATCGACAATATCGGTACCGGCATCGAGGATTCGAACGCGCTGGAAGCCTATGGCGGCCGCGCAATCCTGCTGATGCGGCCCAGCGACCGGATGACGGTCCGGCTGCTCGCCTCCTACGAGCACAGCAAGCCCGAGGATTCCGCGCTCACCAATCCGGCGCTGGGAACCTTCGTGCGCCGGTCCGACCGGCCCGACCTGTTCCAGGGCGAGCTGTCCAATTTCAATGTGACGGTCAATTACGAATTCGACTTCGCCGAGTTGATCAGCTCGACGACCTTGTCGAAATATGACGCATCCTTCTACGTCGACCTCGCCGGCACGTTCGGCCAGTTCATCCCCTTCGCGCTCGACGCCTTCGGCTTCGACGATCTGTTCGTCCAGGAATCGCGGCTCGTCTCAAGCCATGGCGGCCCGGTCGACTGGGTGGCCGGCTTCTTCTATTACACCAAGCGGCGCACGGTCGATTTCGCCTACCGCTCGTCGCCGGAATTCCTTGCCGCGCGCGGGCTGACCGGGCTGCCGGACGAATATTATCAGCGCTTCAACTCCTATACCGACCAAAGTGAAATCGCCGGCTTCGGCGAGCTCACCTATCGCTTCAGTGACGATTTCTGGATCACCGGCGGCCTGCGTTATGGCCGGACCGAGGTTCAGTCCTTCACCCGCGCCGGCGGCTATAACAGCAATTATCTGGCCGTCGCGCTCGGCGGCTTTTCCAACATTCCGCTTACGGTCGTGCCGATCCCGGCCGCGACCGGCCTGCGGGTCGAGGACGACCGGCTGTCGTACAAGGTGAGCGTGTCGTGGCGGCCGACGCCGAACGTCACCACCTATGCGACCATTTCCACCGGCTTCCGTACGCCTGTGGTGAACGCGCGCGCCGGCCTGGTCAGCACGCTCAATCCCAACGATATCGTGATCCCGGACGGGGCGCGATCGGACAGCGTCACCAATTACGAGGTCGGGGTGAAAGGTCGCTGGCTGGGCGGCAATCTCACCGCCAACATCGCTGCCTATTATATCGACTGGCAGGACATCCAGGTCCAGGCGAACCGCATTTCGGACTCCATCCAGTTCGCCACCAATATCGGCGGGGCCGAAAGCTACGGTCTGGAGTTCGAGATCATGGCCCGGCCCTTCCGGGGGCTGAGCCTTTCGCTCAACGGATCGTTCAACGAGGCCAAGGTGACCGAGCTCAGCCCGCTCGAAGCGGCGATTTCCGGCGCCGTTCTCGGCGTGCGCCTCGCCTCGCCGCGGTTCCAGGGCTCCGGCACGCTGCGCTACGATTTCGCGGTGGGTTCGGACACCAACGCCTATGCCGCGGTGAACGTCTCCCATGTGGGGTCCTTCCCGAACCAGTTCCCCAACGTCCCCGGCAATCCCAATGCGGCGAGTCCGACCTTCGATTACACCGAAGCCTGGACAAACGTGAACCTCTATGCCGGCACCACGATCGGCCGGCTGAATCTCACGGCCTATATGGAAAATGTCTTCGACGAGGATAAGGTCACCTACGTCCATCCCGAGGCGTTTCTCGATGGCCGTTATGCCAGGATGCGCCCTCGCACGATCGGCATCCGCGCCGGTTATCAGTTCTAG
- a CDS encoding MFS transporter has translation MTEAVSRSHEALGAPVVRPDARAWVVLALLCFVYVLNFLDRQLLSILAKPIQDELGITDGQIGLISGLYFAIFYCVVSIPVAWFADRTNRVKVVSFACALWSAATVACGLARNYPELAVARMTVGLGEAGGVPPSYAIISDYFPPGTRGTALGLYNFGPPIGAMLGVAFGASIAAAYSWRDAFIAIGVIGIIAALVVLLVVREPKRGGLDVAPDGAPIAAEPPARFKDTCRMFFTRPTLLLLALACGATQFITYGSLNFTTLFLMREKAMTLNEIAIWYALLIGIFTTLGMYVSGRLTDRFTARTKRAYAYIPAVGLVLAVPLFIGFVWAPTWQIALLFLALPTGLNYFYLSPAVTLVQESVRPNQRVLAGALLLLVMNLIGLGFGPTWVGLASDWFRAAYPDNSLQMAFYTLVPFYALAVLLFLALARALGREMAGTRTQG, from the coding sequence ATGACGGAGGCCGTCTCTCGATCTCACGAAGCACTGGGGGCGCCCGTGGTCCGGCCGGATGCGCGCGCCTGGGTCGTGCTCGCGCTTCTGTGCTTCGTCTATGTGCTCAATTTCCTGGACCGCCAGCTGCTGTCGATCCTTGCCAAGCCGATCCAGGACGAGCTCGGCATCACGGACGGGCAGATCGGCCTGATCAGCGGCCTCTATTTCGCGATCTTCTACTGCGTTGTCTCGATCCCGGTCGCCTGGTTCGCCGATCGGACCAACCGGGTGAAGGTCGTCTCCTTCGCCTGCGCCCTGTGGAGCGCGGCGACGGTCGCCTGCGGGCTCGCGCGCAACTATCCGGAGCTCGCGGTGGCGCGAATGACGGTCGGCCTGGGCGAGGCGGGCGGCGTGCCGCCCTCCTATGCGATCATCTCAGATTATTTTCCGCCAGGGACGCGCGGCACGGCGCTCGGCCTCTACAATTTCGGACCGCCGATCGGCGCGATGCTGGGCGTCGCCTTCGGCGCGTCGATCGCCGCCGCCTATAGCTGGCGCGATGCCTTCATCGCGATCGGCGTGATCGGCATCATCGCCGCCCTGGTCGTGTTGCTCGTCGTGCGCGAGCCGAAGCGGGGCGGGCTCGATGTGGCACCGGACGGTGCGCCTATCGCGGCCGAGCCGCCGGCGCGTTTCAAGGACACCTGTCGGATGTTTTTCACCCGGCCGACGCTTCTCCTCCTCGCGCTCGCCTGCGGCGCCACCCAGTTCATCACTTATGGTTCGCTCAACTTCACCACGCTCTTCCTGATGCGCGAAAAAGCGATGACGCTGAACGAAATCGCCATCTGGTACGCCTTGCTGATCGGCATCTTCACCACGCTCGGCATGTACGTGTCCGGCCGGCTGACCGATCGCTTCACGGCACGAACGAAGCGGGCCTATGCCTATATCCCGGCCGTCGGGCTGGTGCTCGCCGTGCCGCTCTTCATCGGTTTCGTCTGGGCGCCGACCTGGCAGATCGCCTTGCTCTTCCTCGCGCTGCCGACCGGCCTCAATTACTTCTATCTTTCGCCCGCGGTCACGCTCGTCCAGGAATCGGTACGGCCCAATCAGCGGGTGCTGGCCGGCGCGTTGCTGCTGCTCGTCATGAACCTGATCGGCCTGGGCTTCGGGCCTACCTGGGTCGGCCTCGCGAGCGACTGGTTCCGCGCGGCCTATCCCGACAATTCGCTGCAAATGGCCTTCTATACGCTGGTGCCTTTCTACGCGCTGGCGGTGCTGCTCTTCCTCGCGCTGGCGCGGGCCTTGGGCAGGGAGATGGCCGGCACCCGAACGCAAGGCTGA